The proteins below come from a single Erythrobacter sp. SG61-1L genomic window:
- the accC gene encoding acetyl-CoA carboxylase biotin carboxylase subunit — translation MPITRLLIANRGEIALRIHRAAHEMGIETVAVHSTADADAMHVRLADQAICIGPPSATDSYLNIAAIISAAEISGADAIHPGYGFLSENAKFAEIVEAHGITWIGPKPEHIRTMGDKVEAKRTAGALGLPLVPGSDGAISDPVVAAKIAEEIGYPVIIKAASGGGGRGMKVCPSPDQLETLMKQAGSEAKAAFGDDTVYLEKYLGNPRHIEFQVFGDGNGNAIHLGERDCSLQRRHQKVIEEAPSPVLSSEDRERMGGIVAKAMAEMGYRGAGTIEFLWEDGEFYFIEMNTRLQVEHPVTEAITGVDLVREQIRIADGKPLSVTQDELEFKGHAIECRINAEDPWTFAPSPGKVKAYHAAGGMHVRVDSGLYAGYSIPPYYDSMIAKLIVYGRTREGCIMRLKRALDEMVIEGVKTTIPLHEALLDQPDILNGDYSIKWLEEWLEKRDS, via the coding sequence ATGCCGATTACCCGCCTGCTGATCGCCAATCGCGGCGAAATCGCCCTGCGCATTCATCGCGCGGCTCATGAAATGGGCATCGAAACCGTGGCGGTGCATTCCACCGCCGATGCGGATGCGATGCATGTGCGGCTGGCGGATCAGGCGATCTGCATCGGCCCGCCTTCCGCGACAGATTCCTATCTGAATATCGCGGCGATCATTTCGGCGGCGGAAATTTCGGGCGCGGATGCGATCCATCCGGGTTACGGCTTCCTGTCCGAGAACGCCAAGTTCGCGGAAATCGTGGAAGCTCACGGCATTACATGGATCGGGCCGAAGCCCGAACATATCCGCACCATGGGCGACAAGGTGGAAGCCAAGCGCACGGCCGGTGCGCTGGGCCTGCCGCTTGTTCCCGGTTCGGACGGGGCGATCAGCGATCCGGTTGTGGCTGCCAAGATCGCCGAGGAAATCGGCTATCCGGTAATCATCAAGGCCGCATCGGGCGGCGGCGGGCGCGGCATGAAAGTATGCCCCAGCCCCGACCAGCTCGAAACGCTGATGAAGCAGGCCGGCAGCGAGGCGAAGGCCGCCTTCGGTGACGACACCGTCTATCTCGAAAAATATCTCGGCAATCCGCGCCACATCGAATTCCAGGTATTCGGTGACGGCAACGGCAATGCCATCCATCTGGGCGAGCGTGACTGTTCGCTGCAGCGCCGCCACCAGAAGGTGATCGAGGAAGCCCCCTCGCCCGTCCTCTCTTCCGAGGATCGTGAGCGGATGGGCGGCATCGTGGCCAAGGCCATGGCCGAAATGGGCTATCGCGGCGCGGGCACGATCGAGTTCCTGTGGGAAGATGGCGAGTTCTACTTCATCGAGATGAACACCCGCCTGCAGGTGGAACATCCCGTTACCGAAGCGATCACCGGCGTCGATCTGGTGCGCGAACAGATCCGCATTGCCGATGGCAAGCCGCTGTCGGTCACGCAGGACGAGCTGGAATTCAAGGGCCACGCCATCGAATGCCGCATCAATGCGGAAGATCCGTGGACCTTCGCCCCCTCGCCGGGCAAGGTTAAGGCCTATCACGCAGCGGGCGGTATGCATGTGCGCGTGGATAGCGGGCTTTATGCAGGCTATTCGATCCCGCCTTATTACGATTCCATGATCGCCAAGCTGATCGTCTATGGCCGCACGCGCGAAGGCTGCATCATGCGCCTGAAGCGCGCGCTGGACGAAATGGTGATCGAAGGCGTGAAGACCACTATCCCTCTCCACGAAGCCCTGCTCGATCAGCCCGACATTCTGAATGGCGACTATTCGATCAAGTGGCTGGAAGAGTGGCTTGAGAAGCGTGACAGCTAA
- the accB gene encoding acetyl-CoA carboxylase biotin carboxyl carrier protein, whose translation MGESKGASGRTGRMNVDTDMVRELAEMLADTGLTEIEVEDGDRKIRVSRGAVAAVAAAPVAVAAAAPAAAPAAAVAAPAESAPADHANAVKSPMVGTAYLSSEPGSPSFIKVGDTVKVGDTLLIVEAMKVMNPITATAAGTVKAILVENAQPVEYDQPLVVIA comes from the coding sequence ATGGGCGAAAGCAAGGGCGCATCGGGCCGTACCGGCCGGATGAATGTCGATACCGATATGGTTCGTGAGCTGGCTGAAATGCTGGCCGATACCGGTCTTACCGAAATCGAGGTGGAAGACGGCGATCGCAAGATCCGCGTCTCGCGCGGGGCTGTTGCCGCCGTCGCCGCCGCTCCGGTGGCTGTTGCCGCCGCTGCCCCGGCTGCCGCTCCGGCCGCCGCGGTTGCGGCACCTGCCGAAAGCGCACCGGCCGATCATGCCAATGCGGTGAAATCCCCCATGGTGGGCACGGCCTATCTTTCTTCCGAACCCGGTTCGCCGTCCTTCATCAAGGTGGGCGACACGGTGAAGGTGGGCGATACGCTGCTGATCGTGGAAGCAATGAAGGTGATGAACCCCATCACTGCCACTGCCGCCGGCACCGTAAAGGCTATCCTTGTCGAGAACGCGCAGCCGGTCGAATATGACCAGCCGCTGGTCGTGATCGCGTAA
- the aroQ gene encoding type II 3-dehydroquinate dehydratase, giving the protein MSATPTATTVYVLNGPNLNLLGMREPEIYGTETLDDVAGMLEDRARELGLEIDMRQSNHEGHLIDWMHEAQAEGAKAILINPGAYTHTSIALLDAAKSIKTPVIEVHLSDPEQREEFRHISYIGMAAVKTVKGLGTKSYLVALEHAATL; this is encoded by the coding sequence ATGTCCGCCACCCCCACCGCCACCACCGTCTATGTCCTCAACGGCCCGAACCTGAACCTGCTCGGCATGCGCGAGCCGGAGATTTACGGCACCGAGACGCTGGACGATGTCGCGGGCATGCTGGAAGACCGGGCGCGGGAACTGGGGCTGGAGATTGACATGCGCCAGTCCAACCATGAAGGCCATCTGATCGACTGGATGCATGAGGCGCAGGCCGAAGGGGCCAAGGCCATCCTCATCAACCCCGGCGCCTATACCCACACCTCCATCGCGCTGCTGGATGCGGCAAAATCCATCAAGACGCCGGTGATCGAAGTGCATCTTTCCGATCCCGAGCAGCGCGAGGAATTTCGCCATATCTCTTATATCGGCATGGCAGCGGTGAAGACCGTAAAGGGCCTTGGTACAAAGAGTTATCTGGTCGCCCTGGAACACGCGGCAACGCTGTAA
- a CDS encoding holin family protein, whose translation MAILDVLIGPISSIIDKVIPDKAAREKARLELMKLEGTQEMELIQAQLSAIVAEANSKDPWTSRARPSFLYVIYVLLLWAIPMGLIAAFRPEVARDIAGGMNAYLNGLPEPLYALFGTGYLGYTAARQWGKVKGVER comes from the coding sequence ATGGCAATCCTCGACGTGCTGATCGGCCCGATTTCCTCGATCATCGACAAGGTGATTCCCGACAAGGCCGCGCGGGAAAAGGCCCGGCTGGAATTGATGAAGCTGGAAGGCACGCAAGAAATGGAACTGATCCAGGCCCAGCTTTCCGCCATCGTGGCTGAAGCCAATTCGAAAGACCCATGGACCAGCCGCGCCCGGCCCAGTTTCCTCTATGTGATCTATGTCCTGCTGCTGTGGGCGATTCCCATGGGGCTGATCGCCGCTTTCCGCCCCGAAGTGGCGCGCGACATCGCCGGCGGCATGAACGCCTATCTCAACGGGCTGCCGGAGCCGCTCTATGCCCTCTTCGGCACCGGCTATCTCGGCTACACCGCCGCGCGCCAATGGGGAAAGGTCAAGGGAGTGGAGAGGTAA
- a CDS encoding fumarylacetoacetate hydrolase family protein: protein MKLARFEIAGQTDIGVVEDEGVISLAAAGCQFPDMLSIIAGGEAALQEIRELTDVIAPHHRLQDVRLLAPLRPGKYIAIGMNYAKHVAEMGRDSTPAHQYWFNKQTSCISGPFDSIDPGVSEMVDYEVELGVVIGAPAKGVSADEALSHIFGYVVANDVSARDWQKHTPTFTMGKSFDTHGPIGPWIVTADEIADPQALALRCFVNGEKRQESTTANMIHPIAKQIEYLSTAFTLEPGDLIATGTPEGVGMGMDPRQFLQEGDVVRCEIDGIGAIENRVARAT from the coding sequence ATGAAGCTCGCACGGTTCGAGATTGCCGGACAGACCGACATCGGCGTGGTGGAGGATGAAGGCGTCATCAGCCTGGCCGCCGCCGGATGCCAGTTCCCCGATATGCTCTCGATCATCGCCGGGGGTGAGGCTGCGCTGCAGGAAATCCGCGAGCTGACCGATGTGATCGCCCCGCATCACCGGCTGCAGGACGTGCGCCTGCTCGCCCCGCTGCGGCCGGGCAAATATATCGCCATCGGGATGAATTACGCCAAGCATGTCGCGGAAATGGGACGCGATTCCACGCCTGCCCACCAATATTGGTTCAACAAGCAGACCAGCTGCATTTCCGGCCCCTTCGATTCCATCGACCCCGGCGTTTCGGAAATGGTCGATTACGAAGTGGAACTTGGCGTGGTGATCGGCGCACCGGCCAAAGGCGTAAGTGCGGACGAGGCGCTGTCCCACATCTTCGGCTATGTCGTGGCGAACGACGTTTCCGCGCGCGACTGGCAGAAGCACACGCCCACTTTCACCATGGGCAAGAGTTTCGACACACATGGCCCCATCGGCCCGTGGATCGTCACGGCGGACGAGATTGCCGACCCTCAGGCCCTGGCCCTGCGCTGTTTCGTGAATGGCGAAAAACGGCAGGAAAGCACCACTGCCAACATGATTCACCCGATCGCGAAGCAGATCGAATATCTCTCCACCGCCTTCACGCTTGAGCCGGGTGACCTGATCGCCACGGGCACGCCGGAAGGCGTCGGGATGGGCATGGACCCCAGGCAATTCCTGCAGGAAGGTGACGTAGTGCGCTGCGAGATCGACGGCATCGGAGCGATCGAGAACCGCGTTGCCCGTGCGACCTGA
- the yajC gene encoding preprotein translocase subunit YajC: MLDYLSASAGASGTQQLMGFLPIVGMIVIFWFLILRPQMKRQKEHQQKVQGVKRGDQVVTGGGLVGKIVKVDDVYVEVELAQGVKVKAVKQTITDVLTPGGTPAND; encoded by the coding sequence ATGCTTGATTACCTTTCCGCCAGCGCCGGAGCCAGCGGCACGCAGCAGTTGATGGGCTTCCTGCCCATCGTCGGCATGATCGTGATCTTCTGGTTCCTGATCCTTCGCCCGCAGATGAAGCGACAGAAGGAACACCAGCAGAAAGTGCAGGGCGTGAAGCGCGGGGACCAGGTGGTTACCGGCGGCGGCCTTGTCGGCAAGATCGTCAAGGTCGACGATGTCTATGTCGAAGTCGAACTCGCCCAGGGCGTGAAGGTGAAGGCGGTCAAGCAGACCATCACCGATGTGCTGACGCCCGGCGGCACCCCCGCCAACGACTGA